GGGAAATTGGAGGGTGAGAGTTGTTCAGCGTGATAACTTGTATTTAATGCTGTTATGTGTGTAGAACAGTTGCAACACTTTATAGCGTTAAAACTTTAAAAGTGTATAAACTGTCCTTTTACAAAATGTCATATAAATCTTAAGAGtccacagaatgtgtctgtgaagtttcagctcaaaatactcCACAGATCTTTTATTATGCTGTGCCCTTCATGTCCATTTTTGCCTGTGAGGAAAAATAGGccgttttggtgtgtgtctctttaaatgcaaatgaactgCTGGTCTCCGCCTCCTTTCCAGCAGAAAGGGCAGGTGCTTCCAGTCACAACAAAACTGAAGAGAATGGTCAATAAGCGAATGGTCATTAAGTCTCATCTTTAAAAACCAAtcacatagttttgtataagtGAGAGTAAATAAGACTAaagtgttatttgtttaaaaactggTGGTTGCACAAACGCGGTACGTCTTTAAATCTGGCAAAATgctcttttaaatgaaagttaaCATGATACGTACatcatatctataaaaaatgaaaacctgCTCTCTATAAGTGAATTCTACAAACACGTTATGTCTTTTCAACGTgcacattgttttttataagtGACAATACGGGACAAACGCATCCTATCTATAAAAACTGAAGAGACAGCGCAGTCCATCAGCATGGCAGAGCTtaaccatttacattttacatttagcagacacttttatccaaagcgacttacattgctttatcctatacattttacataggtatttgcaatccctcgggatcgaacccacaaccttgctttgttaacgtaatgctcttaccaatgagcaACAGGAAAGTGCGTTAACCAATGTGACAACTGGTTACTGAGAGAATGCGACAGCTCGTTCAAGAGGACAGTTGAGGTTTATcagggatttaaaaaaaaatattaaatttaaaaatgatggtTCTAGGATGGTTCTGTACACACACTTCTTACACACATATAttcaaacatcatttaaaagtaCGTTTTCTGGATTAGGGGCCTTTAAAagtataacattacattacatttagtcatttagcagacactttcatccaaagcgacttacaagttgggtaaacaatggaagcaattgggtcaactttaggacaacaaaagcataagagcagtaaaaacatgtcttacaaagcctactacagtgtacagagccaagtctAGTTTATCTAAGTTTAAATGAGCatgctttttttacattaaaacatttattcatgaaTAACAAGTAATGCTGTTatttgtaatgttgtttttttgtctctggCTCCTGCAGGTATAAGGATCTTCTGGAGCCCTCCAACATTGTGAAGTTGCCTCCTCTCTGCACTCCCAACATAGACGGACCGTTGGCCAAATCTGTTCAGAGGGAGCAAAGTCTGCACTCTTTTCACACACTTTTCTGTCGCCGCTGCTTCAAATACGACTGTTTTCTTCACCGTGAgaatttatatgtttttgcCGTTTTTATTATATAGAGATAATTATTAGTTTTATATGTGTTGTCCTTCAGTAAATGCAAATGATGTACAGTGCACCTCatgttgcatttaaagagatactACTCTTAAGAacctaaaaaggaaaattctgtcatcatttactcaccctcaagttattccaaatctgtatacatttctttgctcggttgaacatagagaaagatatttggaagaatgttaccaactgacagttctggggcaccattgacttccattttatttttttctacaatggtagtcaatgatgtgcCAGAACATTtttcccaaaaatgtttttgtgtttagccgaacaatgaaatttatacagatttggaccaACTAGAGGGTGtgaaattcatgacagaatcttcatttttgggtggagaaTAAACATTGAGTCACACCTGCAGTAAAAGTTGCAACtggaaaaaatgtattctgttttTACAGCATTCCACGCATCTCCTAATgtatataagagaaaaaataacgACATCAGAATAGAGACAGAACCATGTGGACTGGATTGCTTTCTCCTTCAGGTAAGGCTTTAAATGCAGGTAAATGCCTATTTATTATCAAATCtttaacacacatttttctctcactcacttttctgtgtttctttccCCTTTTCATTTGCAGAAAGGGGCAAAAGAGTATGCTGACCTAAACATACCGAGGTCTCAAAGATCTCGCCGTAAGCGCCGAAAGCCCCGCCCCTCAAGTTCAAGCGGCCCCACCCCCTCAGGGTCATGCGACGAGGGAAAAGTAGACAGCGACCATGAGACCACCAGCTCTTCAGGTACATACACAAATAACATAGTGAACAAGACTTGCAAATCCTCCATATTGTCTAAACCTAGACAACATCTTACCGTAACAGGTCAACGTCAGTTGATCCAGACTGAGATAATACAGatgaaacacacagacattccTTTCTCCTGccaaaaactgctttttaataaaatcagcTGGAAGTGTACGCAAGAAATAATATTAGAAACAGATTGTTTGTCTGTATAGGACTCAGAATACATCACTCAACTTGACTTAGACAACATTACATCACTTAATGGTCTATAGGAAATGTTCAAATCTGGTCAATTATTTAGAACAAGTTTCATGACACAGTGGCAGACTGACTTGATGTGTGAATGTAAACCAGCCAATTTGTTTGCGTCAGAGGGAAACTCTAGATGTCCAAGCCCCACCAAAGTGAAACCAAGCGAGGAAGGACCAAAGGAGTCTGAGGCGCCTTCCCAGTGGAGCGGAGCGGAGGAGTCTCTGTTCAGAGTCCTTCATGGCACATATTTCAATAACTTCTGCTCTATTGCACGACTCATTGGAACCAAGACCTGCAGGGAGGTACAAACAACTGTACACAATGACTATagatttaaaatcaaacaaaaaatctgtgtttctgTATGGGGAGCTGTTGAGAAAGTTCAAAAGCTAAGACAACAAACCTCTGAGTTTAAATGAATCGGCGTGTGTGTTTTTCCTGGAAAGCCTGTGGTTCGGGTAACTGGAAATGTCATTACCtcaaattgtgtgtttttcttgcATTTAGAGAATGAGCCAAATCTTTTTCTAGAAGAATGTTGTTTTGATTATGTGTTTTCCCGTGCACACATGTGttagtgtctgtgtgtgctcATATGGCAAAGATCAACAGGATAATGAGCAGTTACGACACAGTTGGGTTTCAGAGTTCTGACTAAAGCCCATTAACTGTTcattaaatgtttcattaaggGATTCGGGTGTAGTGTGTTTGGGGGTGTGACATGTTGCAATGCTTCATCTCATGTGTGTAATGTatccatgtgtgtgtgattgcgTCAGGTATACGAGTTTGCGGTGCAAGAGGTACTGATTCACCATGTTCCTCTGGAGGATGGTGGGGCATCAccacagaagaagaaaagaaagcacAGGCAAGATTCTTTCCCACCGCCCAATGTTAAGTGTTACACAACACAGCAAAACACTATAACACTAGAACTGATTTATGGTTATTTTTCTTTGCAGATTATGGGCAAAGATACAGTTAAAGAAAGGTAAGAAATTCTTCTAGACTGGTTTAAATGACACTTTGAAAAGGACACTCATGAAATACGTGAAATAATCTGTCTGTCATCAAATATATGTGATCATTTCTCAGAAAACTGACAATGTTATGAGATGAAACGATTTTCAAgctgtctttttttattgtagacAATTCATCCAGTCAGGTTTACAATTATCAGCCTTGTGACCACCCTGAGCACCCGTGTGACAGCTCCTGTCCCTGTGTGATGACCCAGAATTTCTGTGAGAAGTTCTGTCAGTGTAATCGCGAGTGTGAGTTCAACACAGATGAACATTACACAAATACATGTTCATGCACATAGACTTTCGTTTTTGTTTTGGGTTGTTGGGTTGTATAGGAGTTGTTTTCTGTTTCCTAAGCTAACCTTAACACAGTTCAACATTCTTTtttaaccaatttttttttatatccaaGCTTTAAcgaaatgtttttgaaaattattttcagtttttctaaatttactatttatatgtatttgttttggtaaaattataatttttgcttaattctgtcaattaaaaaaaaactttttatttgcatttatttgcagaaaataaaaacggtagaaacaggtcaaattaacagaaaagatgctctgtatgtaatacttgtatatgtatttaggagaagttatgattttttatcacagttttcatgagtcttctcatgctgtcagtctttcacattgctgttggatgactttgtcactcctgaggtttgattttgttgaaattcaacagacactggactggattggacacaatacatctagaaatgctgattaaatgatcaTTTGGAAGTCTATACATTTTTTCCGCGGCTGTTTATTACATCGAGTCATTTCTTAATTGTAAAGCATCTTTTTAACCACTAGAGGGCATCGATGCACAGAAAACACACTTGGAGCTGCTGTGTCTATACTTTTCAGATTCTAACAAAGTTTCTTAAAAGCATCCCAGTATTTTTAGCAAGTTTACTCATGTGAGAAGTAAAACACTGTGACTTTGTTCGTTATGCAGCACCAACATAGCAGCAACTGACCAGCACAAACATACAATAGCTGTCAACTTTTACATATGGTGCTGTCACTCAAACTTCAATCTgctttttgttttggttgtaGGTCAGAATCGGTTTCCCGGCTGTCGCTGTAAGACTCAGTGTAACACCAAGCAGTGTCCGTGTTACCTAGCTGTGCGGGAGTGTGATCCTGACCTCTGCATGAACTGTGGGACCACACACCTTTTGGACAGCAAACAGATCTCCTGCAAGAACTGCAGCATCCAGAAAGGACTCAAGAAGGTATTAACTATGTGATGTGAGGAAAcagataaaatacaaaacaataattcCACAATTCAAAACCACAGGCTTAGATCAAACAGTGCATTGAACTCCAGATACTGTAAACGGaacttacacacacaaatatgtaTACCTTGAAGCACCGGCTAACTTTGACCTGTTTGCCAGCATCTTCTCCTGGCCCCATCTGATGTTGCAGGTTGGGGTACATTTATCAGCGAATCAGTCCAGAAGAATGAGTTCATCTCTGAATACTGTGGAGAGGTATGTGGAAATCACAAACACGGGAAGAGCACATGTTACATTCTTGGTGATCTGATTCATcctttgtgtctgtgtatgtaGCTTATTTCCCAGGATGAGGCAGACAGAAGAGGCAGAATCTATGACAAGTGCATGTCCAGCTTTCTGTTCAACTTGAATAATGGTATCTACACCATTTCCGTATTTGGAGTTTGTTTAATATGCTTCAGGTCTCAGTTTGAATGTGATATGTATTTGCGATTCATTACAGACTTTGTAGTGGATGCAACACGTAAAGGGAATAAAATACGATTTGCCAATCACTCTATAAACCCCAACTGTTACGCGAAAGGTACAGTTAAATCATTCAGATTATAAAGCACTAAATAACACTTGATATTTGATACTGGTATGTTAATGGTTGTTTCAGTTGTCATGGTTAATGGAGATCATCGCATCGGAATCTTCGCCAAGCGAGCCATACAATGCGGGGAGGAGTTGTTTTTTGATTACAGGTAGGTTATGTTTTGTTTCAGGAAAACTGTTACATCAGAATTGAATACTAGGCCAAGTAGGTATTTCAGTGAGAGTAACAATTTAGTGATTTATTTGAATCTTCCTAAAGGTACAGTCAAGTGGACGCATTGAAGTATGTGGGCATTGAGAGATTGGCATAATGTAGACATGCGTGTCTCTACAGCATCTGCCTGCTAACATTTCTTGCCTACCAACAACACAGTGGAAGAACGTGGTTTTCTACCATCCGGGCTAAATAAATGCCAACTGGAAGTTATTTTATTAAGTCATTGTTGTTCGTATGACATCGCGCAGTCATTTGACGATGTCACTATCTTGATGTTACGTGCGACTTGACTGAATCGTCTGAACAAGGGTTCTCGTTTTTTGTGACGTTTGTAAGGACTTGAAGAAACCAAAAGTTGGTATCCTTACATTTACTAATTTACATTTGCACAATATGGCCGATACCACAGGATGTTGCAGAGACTGTGTTCTTCTGTCCACTTCCAAAAAATATCGAAAACATTAAATAGTAATAATCTATGTATACtcaatatatactgtaactgCAAACTAAATACTTCACGCCTGACTGTTGTTGTTCTTCTTGGTACAAATATTCCATTgtgcaaataatcaaacaatattttgtagATTCACACTTGTAGAAGTCAAAACAGTTTCACTTCCGACGCAGTATTCTGTAAACTTATTTGCAACTTGTTGTTATTTAATGTAAAGCCTGTTactgtatctatctatctatctatctatctatctatctatctatctatctatctatctatctatctatctatctatctatctatctatctatctatctatctatctataagCAGCTTGCTATATTGCACAAAGCCAGCTTGTGTTAGTCTAGCTAACAGCACTAAGGCAGTTAAACTCCATTTTTGCTTCAACTGTTTAAGgtcaaacaatgttttttgttgtaataAAACAAGTAACCATATAAACCGACAGACAGAATGTGAGCTACAGAACATTGTTTAGCCGGCTTTTTTAGACTGGGTGTACAAAATGGGTCTAAGAAATTGGTTCCACTGTCATCTGTACCAATTTATGTACAATAAAGAACTAAAGCAAAAGTTTACAGTTCTTCTCAATCGCTTTGGTCATTTCTCAAATTAGACTTTTTTCTCTCAAAACAGTAAGTTTGGGTCTCTGAAAACTACGTTTCTTGTTCACATCAGACTTGAGTTGCTTATTGATTTAGGCAAATTGCATGTGTTTTGTCACGTGTGTGCAAAAGGTTCTGGACAATTCTCAATAATATGTACAATTACTAAAAGCATATAACTTGTGATTCTCAGTAAAACTGTCAATCTCTTTAAAACTTCTGAACATTCTTTCATTGTGTGAACCATCACATGGAAAATGGTCCATTCAGGTATCAACATCTATAAGGCATGCATGTATATATGGAGTTTGCCCGCAGCACAATCACTAGAATTTTTAAGGAGTTTTGTCCACCATGAAAGTGCAAAGTACACGACCATCGGCCACAAAATCAGATGTCTCTTTTAGATGCCATGAATGCTGCTTGTGAAGACAATACAGTTACAGAAATCACTGTAGGTGACGCTTACACCACTCAAGGAGATTTTCATGGATGTCACTTTGTGTAACATGTCgtttactttatacattttgggATCCcacatgtattaaacatttactgtaaaaataataaaagtgaatttttcAGAGAAAATAATGCATGAGGGATTTTGAATCTGAGCAGTCTGAGTGCACTTGgattaaatgttcttttattagAAATCCtgcaaatattcaaatattgttattgtgaatgtaatagttttaattatttaaccACATCTGTTTTACACACACCTGTATCAAATGGAAGGAGTCACACAGCACATTTCTTTCCTTCAGGCGCTTTTATTAAAGTGTCATTTGGGGATTTGTGTTGATTCTATACAGCCATGATGATTTACGAGTTTGACACAAACAAAACcagaacaaaactaaaaaatagagaaaataagTGCTCAACATATCCACTAAACTGAAATTGCTTTTGAGGGATCCCACGAAACTAGTTCATCTTTAGCTTTTGGCTTTCAAACAGTAGAGAATTATAAGCCTTTGAAATCCTGCAGTACGAAAACTAACCTGAAGCAACCTGTGTTAAAGTGCTCAAGGGCACAGTGATCATAAAGGTTGAACGGGTATCACCTCCATGGACTAAACATGTAGTGCATTTGGAAAccattaataaagaaaatatttcacagTGAATAAGTGTATTTACATGGAAGGTTATTTTACTACAgatgtttgtgtaatgtttttcaatttaat
This region of Triplophysa dalaica isolate WHDGS20190420 chromosome 7, ASM1584641v1, whole genome shotgun sequence genomic DNA includes:
- the ezh1 gene encoding histone-lysine N-methyltransferase EZH1 encodes the protein MEEVSDPLPCTAKPPRSLLKWKKRVKSEYMRLRQLKRFRKAEGVKALFQSNRRKIEEKTELLNEEWSKLRIQTIPLSTPSSFLPIKKLCMVEFGFPSFPNQAVAMRPLTTVAGIPFMNSWSPLQQNFMVEDETFLHNIPYMGDEVLEQDETFLEELIDNYDGVHGDREGGFINDEIFKELVEALSQYSDLEEEGEESGEEDKEERGMQKSPAESPEESKVGFFEMKSSSSAEERELTTDKKTPHNKIFTAIASMFPYKGTEKELKNKYKDLLEPSNIVKLPPLCTPNIDGPLAKSVQREQSLHSFHTLFCRRCFKYDCFLHPFHASPNVYKRKNNDIRIETEPCGLDCFLLQKGAKEYADLNIPRSQRSRRKRRKPRPSSSSGPTPSGSCDEGKVDSDHETTSSSEGNSRCPSPTKVKPSEEGPKESEAPSQWSGAEESLFRVLHGTYFNNFCSIARLIGTKTCREVYEFAVQEVLIHHVPLEDGGASPQKKKRKHRLWAKIQLKKDNSSSQVYNYQPCDHPEHPCDSSCPCVMTQNFCEKFCQCNRECQNRFPGCRCKTQCNTKQCPCYLAVRECDPDLCMNCGTTHLLDSKQISCKNCSIQKGLKKHLLLAPSDVAGWGTFISESVQKNEFISEYCGELISQDEADRRGRIYDKCMSSFLFNLNNDFVVDATRKGNKIRFANHSINPNCYAKVVMVNGDHRIGIFAKRAIQCGEELFFDYRYSQVDALKYVGIERLA